A genomic stretch from Bradyrhizobium quebecense includes:
- a CDS encoding DUF2147 domain-containing protein gives MLHCPRTFARTIAFSGLFLATVLSPALAADPTGDWKVADGVATIRVAQCNGSMWGAVSWEKTPGGKDKNNPDPAKQSRPTLGMPILIDMKKKAGTDAWEGQVYNAKDGQLYSSTIKPVGTDQLEIQGCVLGFLCGGETWTRVGPPIPVSVAGNPPAAGSPAAKGALPKSAAPQKTTGAVAPATKPGQKQAATAPGSANASADVVGDICLLPDIARPTH, from the coding sequence ATGTTGCACTGCCCAAGAACTTTCGCGCGTACAATAGCCTTTTCAGGTTTATTTTTGGCCACCGTATTATCGCCGGCGCTTGCAGCGGACCCGACCGGCGACTGGAAGGTCGCAGACGGTGTCGCCACCATCCGCGTCGCCCAATGTAATGGCAGCATGTGGGGTGCGGTGTCCTGGGAAAAAACCCCCGGCGGCAAGGATAAGAACAATCCTGATCCCGCGAAGCAAAGCAGGCCGACGCTCGGCATGCCGATCCTGATCGACATGAAGAAGAAGGCCGGAACCGATGCGTGGGAAGGCCAAGTCTACAATGCGAAGGACGGCCAGCTCTACAGCTCGACCATCAAGCCCGTCGGCACCGATCAGCTCGAGATCCAGGGCTGCGTGCTCGGCTTCCTGTGTGGCGGCGAGACCTGGACTCGCGTTGGTCCGCCGATCCCGGTCAGCGTCGCCGGCAACCCGCCTGCCGCGGGCAGCCCTGCAGCGAAGGGAGCCCTGCCCAAATCGGCAGCGCCGCAGAAGACCACCGGCGCCGTGGCGCCTGCCACCAAGCCGGGTCAAAAGCAGGCAGCCACTGCCCCAGGCAGCGCCAATGCGTCTGCTGACGTCGTGGGCGATATCTGCCTGCTCCCCGACATCGCGCGACCGACGCATTGA
- a CDS encoding anti-sigma factor family protein has translation MNCEETEVLVHALIDGELDAGHAREVEAHIEGCAHCAALMKEYQEIRQAIAESDVRYKAPLELRRKIEKALPQPQAAPTRRSVLRGFAMGSAVSAMAATGLVAIVLRNDDEQRIENEVVSAHLRSLQAGHLIDVVSTDQHTVKPWFNGKLDVSPPVIDLTAQGFTLIGGRLDYVNAREIGSVVYKRRQHVINLFVAQTASTERKSAKISTLQGFNIRRWSDRGLNYWAVSDLGADELTEFGDKFEGAMRANKEG, from the coding sequence ATGAACTGCGAGGAGACCGAAGTGCTGGTCCACGCGCTGATCGACGGCGAACTCGATGCCGGCCATGCACGCGAAGTGGAAGCCCATATCGAGGGTTGCGCGCATTGCGCCGCCCTGATGAAGGAATATCAGGAGATCCGCCAGGCGATCGCCGAGAGCGATGTGCGCTACAAGGCACCGCTCGAGCTGCGCCGCAAGATCGAGAAGGCGTTGCCGCAGCCGCAGGCGGCGCCGACCCGGCGCTCGGTGCTGCGCGGCTTCGCGATGGGCTCCGCCGTGTCGGCGATGGCCGCGACGGGCCTCGTCGCGATCGTGCTCCGCAATGACGACGAGCAGCGCATCGAGAACGAGGTGGTGTCGGCGCATCTGCGCTCGCTGCAGGCCGGCCACCTGATCGACGTGGTCTCGACCGATCAGCATACGGTCAAGCCCTGGTTCAACGGCAAGCTCGACGTCTCGCCGCCGGTGATCGATCTCACCGCACAGGGCTTTACCCTGATCGGCGGCCGGCTCGACTACGTCAACGCCCGCGAGATCGGCTCCGTGGTCTACAAGCGGCGCCAGCACGTCATCAACCTGTTCGTGGCGCAGACCGCGAGCACCGAACGGAAGTCCGCGAAGATCTCGACCTTGCAGGGCTTCAACATCCGGCGCTGGAGCGACCGCGGCCTGAACTACTGGGCAGTCAGCGATCTCGGCGCCGACGAACTGACCGAGTTCGGCGACAAGTTCGAGGGCGCGATGCGCGCGAACAAGGAAGGGTGA
- a CDS encoding cupredoxin domain-containing protein, protein MSSINRRDFGIAVVATMLLPVTAARAEDVAVHIDNFSFAPNPLEVKVGTTVTWTNRDDIPHTVVCAGKFRSKTMDTDGTFSFTFTEPGEYKYFCSLHPHMTGSIKVG, encoded by the coding sequence ATGAGTTCGATCAATCGACGCGATTTCGGTATAGCCGTGGTCGCGACCATGCTGCTTCCTGTCACGGCGGCCCGCGCCGAAGACGTCGCGGTCCACATCGACAACTTCTCGTTCGCGCCGAACCCGCTCGAGGTGAAGGTCGGCACCACCGTGACCTGGACCAACCGCGACGACATCCCGCACACCGTGGTGTGTGCGGGCAAATTCCGCTCCAAGACCATGGATACCGACGGCACCTTCTCGTTCACCTTCACGGAGCCCGGCGAGTACAAGTATTTCTGCTCGCTGCATCCGCACATGACAGGCAGTATCAAGGTTGGGTAA
- a CDS encoding MMPL family transporter, whose amino-acid sequence MLTNIVVSVVRTCTRFALPVVILSVLLSIGAGFYTARNFSINTDINKLISPDLDWRKRDNQFEEAFDRERLILAVVEAATPELTSSAAKALTAKLQADKKNFEAITALGSGEFFEKNGLLFLPTEEVGKVTGQLESAAPLIEIMAGDPSIRGLTGALETGLAGVKRGQVKLDNAAPPFNLISETVETVLAKGNATFSWRELTSDKPLTDSDKRAFIEIKPIIDYSALEPGKDATDAIRQAAADLKFPTEYHARVRLTGPVPIANEEYATVQDGAIRNGIGTVVIVLIILWLALHSGKIIFAVFVNLFIGLAITTAVGLMMVGSLNLLSIAFAVLFVGLGVDFGIQFSVRYRSERYKNDNLTLALENAARRSAVPLSLAAMATAAGFLCFLPTDYKGISELGKIAGAGMLVAFITSITVLPALLDLLNPPGEKEPVGYAFLAPLDHFLEKHRVPIIVGTILVTVAGLPLLHYMKFDFNPINLRNKHAESIATFLDLRNDPNTGANAINVMTRSEADAKKIEAKLEKLPEVSRVMSLDSFVPDDQPAKLKLIAQAAKTLGPALNPDSVDPAPSDQENVESLKSSVDSLRRTAGDGKGAGAVAARRLADALQKLADSNQSIRDKAQDVFVAPLKIVFDQLRNTLQAQTVTLQNLPPELVESWRTKDGLMRVEVEPKGDPNDNDNLRRFADAVLAAEPTAIGGPVSILKSGDVIVNAFIHAGILALVTIGLLLWLTLRRVVDVLMTLVPLLVAGIVTLEICVLIGLPLNFANIVALPLLLGVGVAFKIYYVTAWRQGRTNLLQSSLTRAIFFSALTTATAFGSLWLSSHPGTASMGKLLALSLVTTLAAVLLFQPALMGKPREALKEEDIANDVT is encoded by the coding sequence GTGCTGACAAATATTGTCGTCTCCGTTGTTAGAACCTGTACGCGTTTTGCCCTTCCGGTTGTCATTCTCTCGGTGCTGCTGTCGATCGGCGCCGGCTTCTATACGGCTCGCAACTTCTCGATCAACACCGACATCAACAAGCTGATCTCGCCGGATCTGGATTGGCGCAAGCGCGACAACCAGTTCGAGGAAGCCTTTGATCGCGAGCGGCTGATCCTGGCTGTCGTCGAGGCGGCGACGCCCGAGCTGACCAGCTCGGCCGCGAAGGCGCTCACCGCGAAGCTGCAAGCCGACAAGAAGAACTTCGAGGCGATCACCGCGCTTGGCTCCGGCGAATTCTTCGAGAAGAACGGCTTGCTGTTCCTGCCGACCGAAGAGGTCGGCAAGGTCACGGGCCAGCTCGAATCGGCCGCGCCGCTGATCGAGATCATGGCCGGCGACCCTTCAATCCGCGGGCTGACCGGTGCGCTCGAGACCGGGCTTGCCGGCGTCAAGCGCGGACAGGTCAAGCTCGACAATGCGGCTCCGCCCTTCAACCTGATCTCCGAGACCGTCGAGACTGTCCTCGCCAAGGGCAACGCGACCTTCTCCTGGCGCGAGCTCACCAGCGACAAGCCGCTGACCGATTCGGACAAGCGCGCCTTCATCGAGATCAAGCCGATCATCGACTATTCGGCGCTGGAGCCGGGCAAGGACGCAACCGACGCGATCCGCCAGGCGGCGGCCGACCTGAAATTCCCGACCGAGTATCACGCGCGCGTCCGCCTGACCGGACCCGTGCCGATCGCCAACGAAGAATACGCCACCGTGCAGGACGGCGCGATCCGCAACGGCATCGGCACCGTGGTGATCGTGCTGATCATCCTCTGGCTGGCACTGCATTCCGGCAAGATCATCTTCGCGGTGTTCGTGAACCTGTTCATCGGCCTTGCCATCACCACGGCGGTCGGCCTGATGATGGTCGGGTCGCTGAACCTGCTCTCGATCGCCTTCGCGGTGCTGTTCGTTGGCCTCGGTGTCGACTTCGGCATCCAGTTCAGCGTCCGCTACCGCTCCGAGCGCTACAAGAACGACAACCTGACGCTGGCGCTGGAAAACGCCGCGCGCCGCTCGGCGGTGCCGCTGTCGCTTGCGGCGATGGCGACCGCGGCCGGCTTCCTGTGCTTCCTGCCGACCGACTACAAGGGCATCTCCGAACTCGGCAAGATCGCCGGCGCCGGAATGCTGGTGGCCTTCATCACCAGCATCACGGTGTTGCCGGCGCTGCTCGACCTGCTCAATCCGCCTGGAGAGAAGGAGCCGGTCGGCTACGCCTTCCTGGCGCCGCTCGATCACTTCCTCGAAAAGCATCGCGTCCCGATCATCGTCGGCACGATCCTGGTCACGGTCGCGGGCCTGCCGCTGCTGCACTACATGAAGTTCGACTTCAACCCGATCAATCTGCGCAACAAGCACGCGGAATCGATCGCGACCTTCCTCGACCTGAGAAACGATCCGAACACCGGCGCCAACGCCATCAACGTGATGACGCGCTCGGAGGCCGACGCCAAGAAGATCGAGGCCAAGCTCGAGAAGCTGCCGGAAGTGTCGCGCGTGATGTCGCTCGACAGCTTCGTGCCTGATGATCAGCCGGCCAAGCTGAAGCTGATCGCGCAGGCTGCCAAGACGCTCGGCCCCGCGCTCAACCCCGACTCGGTCGATCCGGCGCCGTCGGATCAGGAGAATGTCGAGTCGCTGAAGAGCTCGGTCGACAGCCTGCGCAGGACCGCGGGCGACGGCAAGGGGGCGGGCGCGGTTGCCGCGCGCCGGCTCGCCGACGCCCTGCAGAAGCTGGCCGATTCGAACCAGTCCATCCGTGACAAGGCCCAGGACGTATTCGTTGCGCCGTTGAAGATCGTGTTCGATCAGCTCCGCAACACGCTGCAGGCCCAGACCGTCACGCTGCAGAACCTGCCGCCGGAACTGGTCGAGAGCTGGAGGACCAAGGACGGCCTGATGCGTGTCGAGGTCGAGCCGAAGGGCGATCCGAACGACAACGACAATCTGCGCCGTTTTGCCGACGCCGTGCTCGCCGCCGAGCCGACCGCGATCGGCGGGCCGGTCTCGATCCTGAAGTCGGGCGATGTCATCGTGAATGCGTTCATCCACGCCGGCATCCTGGCGCTGGTCACGATCGGCCTGCTGCTGTGGCTGACGCTGCGCCGCGTCGTCGACGTGCTGATGACGCTGGTGCCGCTCCTGGTCGCCGGCATCGTCACGCTGGAGATCTGCGTGCTGATCGGACTGCCGCTCAACTTCGCCAACATCGTCGCGCTGCCGCTGCTGCTCGGCGTCGGCGTCGCGTTCAAGATCTACTATGTCACGGCATGGCGGCAGGGCAGGACAAACCTGCTGCAGTCGAGCCTGACGCGTGCGATCTTTTTCAGCGCGCTGACCACGGCGACCGCGTTCGGCAGCCTGTGGCTGTCCAGCCATCCCGGCACCGCGAGCATGGGCAAGCTGCTCGCGCTCTCGCTCGTCACCACGCTCGCGGCAGTGTTGTTGTTCCAGCCGGCGCTGATGGGCAAGCCGCGCGAGGCCCTCAAGGAGGAGGATATCGCCAACGACGTCACCTGA
- a CDS encoding sigma-70 family RNA polymerase sigma factor has product MVVKASQDDPEKARRFREAALPYLDDAYTLARYLLRDAADAEDAVQECYLRAYKHFDSYRGPAMKPWLFAILRNVCRAEYARRKTAPTAVEELPEGGDQTPLWNEAPETPEKQLLRRFDGDTVRKLVAALAEPFRETFVLREIQNLSYREIADVAAVPVGTVMSRLARARAMLRSAWLAEQEQVK; this is encoded by the coding sequence ATGGTTGTCAAAGCGTCGCAAGACGATCCCGAAAAAGCGCGGCGCTTCCGCGAAGCCGCACTGCCGTACCTTGACGACGCCTATACCCTGGCACGCTATTTGTTGCGCGATGCCGCCGACGCCGAGGATGCGGTGCAGGAATGCTATCTGCGCGCCTACAAGCATTTCGACAGCTACCGTGGACCTGCGATGAAGCCGTGGCTGTTTGCGATCCTGCGCAATGTCTGCCGCGCCGAATATGCACGCCGCAAGACCGCCCCCACCGCGGTCGAGGAGCTGCCCGAGGGCGGCGATCAGACCCCGCTGTGGAACGAGGCGCCGGAGACACCGGAAAAGCAGCTGCTGCGTCGCTTCGACGGCGACACCGTGCGCAAGCTGGTCGCGGCGCTCGCCGAGCCGTTCCGCGAGACCTTTGTGCTCAGGGAAATCCAGAATCTTTCTTACCGCGAGATCGCCGATGTCGCCGCCGTGCCTGTCGGCACCGTGATGTCCCGCCTCGCACGCGCCCGCGCCATGCTGCGATCGGCCTGGCTCGCGGAACAGGAGCAAGTGAAATGA
- the hpnO gene encoding aminobacteriohopanetriol synthase HpnO — protein sequence MVSSNLDVSEIFVEREGQRGAMHTRHLNEQLVRVLKTIGYDVGFQKGQGQYLFDRQGARYLDLLSGFGVFAIGRNHPDLRKALKSVLDADLPNLVQLDVSTLAGVLAERLLEYVPYLDKVFFANSGAETVEAAIKFARGATGRPGIVYCGHSFHGLSYGALSLTDDSNFRSGFEPLLPGCTPIPYNDLEALEKALSSRQVGAFIVEPIQGKGVNMPTDEFLPGALALCRKYGTLFIADEIQTGIGRTGKFLAIEHWGIEPDMVLLAKALSGGHVPIGALLTRKNIFDKIFNQMDRAVVHGSTFAKNDLAMAAGIATLDVIKAEKLVENAAKRGAELRLALTRMVPGYELMKEVRGKGLMIGVEFGPPKSLRLKASWNLLETANKGLFCQLITVPLFKDHKILTQVAGHGLHTIKLLPPLVITEEDCSWIERSFDEVIAGSHKVPGAIWSLGKTLVDNAVRKSA from the coding sequence ATGGTAAGTTCCAATTTAGACGTTTCCGAGATTTTTGTGGAGCGCGAGGGGCAGCGCGGTGCCATGCACACGCGTCACCTCAACGAGCAGCTCGTTCGCGTCCTCAAGACCATCGGCTATGACGTCGGCTTCCAGAAGGGGCAAGGCCAATACCTCTTCGATCGTCAGGGGGCTCGTTACCTCGATCTATTGAGCGGATTTGGCGTTTTTGCGATTGGTCGCAATCATCCGGACCTGCGCAAGGCGCTGAAGAGCGTGCTCGACGCCGATCTGCCGAATCTGGTGCAGCTCGACGTCTCTACGCTCGCCGGCGTGCTCGCGGAACGGCTTCTGGAATATGTCCCATATCTGGACAAGGTGTTTTTCGCCAATTCCGGTGCCGAAACCGTCGAAGCGGCGATCAAGTTCGCGCGCGGCGCGACCGGCCGTCCCGGTATCGTCTATTGCGGGCATTCGTTCCACGGCCTGTCCTACGGCGCGCTGTCGCTGACCGATGATTCGAATTTCCGCAGCGGCTTCGAGCCGCTGCTGCCGGGCTGCACCCCGATCCCCTACAACGATCTCGAGGCGCTCGAAAAGGCGCTGTCGTCGCGCCAGGTCGGCGCTTTCATCGTCGAGCCGATCCAGGGCAAGGGCGTCAACATGCCCACCGACGAGTTCCTGCCCGGCGCACTGGCGCTGTGCCGCAAATACGGCACGCTGTTCATCGCCGACGAGATCCAGACGGGCATCGGCCGCACCGGCAAGTTCCTCGCGATCGAGCACTGGGGCATCGAGCCCGACATGGTGCTGCTGGCGAAGGCGCTCTCCGGCGGCCACGTGCCGATCGGCGCGCTGCTGACGCGCAAGAACATCTTCGACAAGATCTTCAACCAGATGGACCGCGCCGTCGTGCATGGCTCGACCTTCGCCAAGAACGATCTGGCGATGGCCGCCGGCATCGCCACGCTCGATGTCATCAAGGCCGAGAAGCTCGTCGAGAACGCCGCCAAGCGCGGCGCCGAGCTGCGCCTTGCCCTGACGCGCATGGTGCCGGGCTATGAGCTGATGAAGGAAGTCCGCGGCAAGGGCCTGATGATCGGCGTCGAGTTCGGTCCGCCGAAATCGCTGCGGCTCAAGGCGTCGTGGAATCTGCTGGAGACCGCCAACAAGGGTCTGTTCTGCCAGCTGATCACGGTGCCGCTGTTCAAGGATCACAAGATCCTGACCCAGGTCGCCGGCCACGGCCTCCACACCATCAAGCTGCTGCCGCCGCTCGTGATCACCGAAGAGGACTGCAGCTGGATCGAAAGATCGTTCGACGAGGTGATCGCCGGCAGCCACAAGGTGCCCGGCGCGATCTGGTCGCTCGGCAAGACGTTGGTCGACAACGCGGTGCGCAAGTCGGCGTAA